The genome window GGCGGAGAAGGCGAAGGCGGAGGAAGCCGCGCAGAAGGCAAGGGAGGCAGAGGAGCGGCGCATCGCCGAGGAGAAGGCGGCCGCTGAACGGAAGGCCAAGATCGCAGAGTGGCGTCGCATTGAAGCGGAGCGGACGAAGATCGAAAAGCAGGATCCTTCAGCATTGGCCGTGCGCGAGACGCCCAAGTCTGCAGAGCCCAGGCCGGAACCCGAAAAACCCAAAGAAGAGTTCGTCGTCGTGAAAGACGAGCTGGAGGAAAAGGTCGATTACGGGCCGATTCCCGACAAGAAGTACATCTGGCTTAAGAACGGCAATGTGGCACTTCCACAGGAAGTCAATTTCCAACTGGCGAACGGTGCGCAGATCGAACTTGTCCCGCGCAAAGCCGGTAGTTTCCTGATGTCGAACGAATGGGATAGCGGCAAGCGGTTTCACAAGGTGACGTTGACACGGCCCTTTTGGATGAGCAAGTATTACGTTACAGTTTTGCAGTTGAGAGATTTTGCCCCGAATGATCATGAAGACGCTTATCAGATTGCGAAAAAACTCAATTTCAAGTATCCGGTGAGCAAGCGAATCAATCGACAGACGATTGACGCGTATTGCGCATACCTGACAAAGCGATATGAAAAGCAGCTTCCTGCGGGATACGTCTTTCGCCTGCCGTCGGAGGCGGAATGGGAATATACGCAGGAAGTGGATGCAACAATTGGCAAATATGAACAGTGGGATGTGAAAGATTGGTCGGATTTCGTCTCGGGCAGTGGTGAAGTGGCGCGAGAAACGTTCAAGTCAATTTGTAAAGAGTATGGATCGAGCCGCGACGTCTGGTTGCTGGATGATTTTTGGAATTCCGGATGGACAAAAGATGCCAATATTTTTGTAGGAGGAAAGCAAAAGCCGTTTGCATCTGGGGTGTATGACATGTGCCACAGCTACTGGTTATGGTGGTGGCGTAATGTCCTGTTGGATACCATGCCGCGAGGAGTGAAAATTGAATATGCCGATGAAGAGGTTGATCCGCTTTGTTGGGCAGAGGAACTTAGCGTCTATGATGGACGGCGTACCGATATTCTGTGTCGTCGGTGGACGTTTGAGACAATGGGTTCGCGTGACCGAGTGGATGCCAACAGGACGTTTGTGTTTCATATTGTGCTCGGCCCTGATCTGGTCGGCGAAAAGACGTGGCAGACGTGTAAATCTGTTGTTGATGATGTCAAGTTGGCCAAGCCCATTGTGCAGAAATACGGTTGGAATCCGCAAAAGGTTCCGGCAAAGATTTCAAAGCCAAAGGAAGTCAAGTTCAAGTTGGCGAATGGCGGTGAAATGATTTTCTGCACGATTCCCAAGGGGCGTTTCCAGATGTCCAACATCGAAGGGCAACCGAAGCAGACTCATCGGGTCGAATTCACCTATCCGTTTTGGT of Fibrobacter sp. contains these proteins:
- a CDS encoding SUMF1/EgtB/PvdO family nonheme iron enzyme; the protein is AEKAKAEEAAQKAREAEERRIAEEKAAAERKAKIAEWRRIEAERTKIEKQDPSALAVRETPKSAEPRPEPEKPKEEFVVVKDELEEKVDYGPIPDKKYIWLKNGNVALPQEVNFQLANGAQIELVPRKAGSFLMSNEWDSGKRFHKVTLTRPFWMSKYYVTVLQLRDFAPNDHEDAYQIAKKLNFKYPVSKRINRQTIDAYCAYLTKRYEKQLPAGYVFRLPSEAEWEYTQEVDATIGKYEQWDVKDWSDFVSGSGEVARETFKSICKEYGSSRDVWLLDDFWNSGWTKDANIFVGGKQKPFASGVYDMCHSYWLWWWRNVLLDTMPRGVKIEYADEEVDPLCWAEELSVYDGRRTDILCRRWTFETMGSRDRVDANRTFVFHIVLGPDLVGEKTWQTCKSVVDDVKLAKPIVQKYGWNPQKVPAKISKPKEVKFKLANGGEMIFCTIPKGRFQMSNIEGQPKQTHRVEFTYPFWFSKYCVSTRQWREFGRFDDEKAKPIERIFQKEGYPICMQRNYRQWMAYCRFLNERYGDKLPAGYVFRLPTEAEWEYAVAANPKGDVFAVNSSVFDNWNERYLSQFEKLLHKKRIPASIGIGKAGWTGNYSYHNEYYIGGRLEANAWGVCDVIIGGEGHVVLDTYDVEGGTFNGIAEEHGRGLPIRDMIYDDVEVDPFHSDGRVARRCVVRRSWTGRCLRQFWEGNGFAHIVVGPDLEKAKKDSELEPYPEEDFGGRFLGDGAKIKDLSSSQMDWTEGQRRMLSRESTIARAIDKGEDVKGFHTRPEDSPWVILELENKSQITGLQIERFTYEGQTQHLIVRTSEDGKRWREVAKDEQTRHRYRFDLQKKNVKAKYIWIGREPGFRKNDAFALDKVLIYGKK